GGTGACACGTCTTTCTGGGCAGAACGTTGGCTACCCCTCACCGGATGGTCGGCACTTGGTATTCATGCACAGCAACGACAACTCACCGCCCGAGCTGTACGTGGTCAGCAGCGAGGGTGGTGACCCTACGCGCATAACCCACTCGCCCTTGCCCGCCTTCACGGAGCGATCCTGGGCGGCTGCGGAATACGTGACCTTCCCCAGTCTTATAGATGACTACACGCTGCATGCCCGAATTTTGAAACCTACCAACATGCAGCCCGGTACGAAGTATCCAGTGCTGTTTGGACCCGTGTATTCGAATACAGCGAGGAACCGCTGGGCCGGCAACTACAGCCTCGTACAGCATCTGTTGGCCAAGAAGGGATATATTATCGTGCAGGTGGATTCACGTGGTAGCAACGGTTATGGCCGGGAATTCCGTGAAGAGTTCCTGCTCGGCTTTGCCGGCGAGGATATTGATGATTATGCAAGTGCCGTTGCCTACATGGAGTCACTGGATTATGTCGATCCCGATCGCATCGGCATCTGGGGCAGCAGTTACGGTGGAACACTCTCAGTTTATTCGCTGTTGATGAAGCCGGGCTTGTTCCAGGTAGGTGTTGCTGCAGCAGCAGCTGTTGACCCAATCTTCTTTGGCACGGACGACGTTGCGATTGTTCGCAGCCCACAGACACACCCCGAAATCTTCGAACGGAAAGCGCTCAATTATGCATCGAATCTAGAGGATAAACTCCTTTTTATCCACGGCATGCAAGATCATGTGGTACCATTTAAGACGACGACCGTGTTAGCTGAAGAACTGATTAAACAAGGCAAGGATTTCGACTTTGCCTTTGCACCGGGTGCAACGCATGGATGGAGCCGTGAGCAGCATTACGATCGCTACCTTTTTGGCAAGATAATCGAATACTTTGACCGACATCTAGCTAAGCCTTCTAAGTAGCTATTTGCAGGTGTTTTATTACTAGATGTTGAAGAACACCGTTCAGATTTTTAGAACGTCTCATACCAAACGATATGCCACATGCCTCACCTGAGTTATCTGATCGTGAAACGCAACAAAGAAACATTTCCGATATTTGAAAATCCAGAGGCACGTGCCATATCTGAGCGTTAGCAAAATCTTGCCAGCCGTACTTTCTCACTCAGATAAAATGCCAGCTTAGGGGCGTACGTCCCAATTTTTTAACCCTTTTCGCAAAACTATGTTTAAATAGACTCCCCTTCAAAATTAACTTATTACTAAAGGCTCAATATCGGCCAAGAACCTGACCTTACTTTTAACTATTGATTAAAAAGAAATAACTAAGTCAATTATTTAACAACTTAGTCCCGTTCATTTTTATAACGCTCTACACTTGATATTATATATTTAAATAATCAAGACACTAATATTAGAATCTTTTTTTAACTAAATTGCCAACTAATCAGAAAACTAAAACTGCATACGTTTTTGCATACGATTTTAAAATTTTATAGCGATTGAGCCCAATAAAACCGTTGGAAATTTTCCATACGAAGAGCTCATAACCCGAAGGTCGCTGGTTCGAGTCCAGTCCCCGCTACTAATACAAGACCCATCACTAGAAATAGCTGATGGGTTTTTTTATTTCCTACTTTACATCCTTTGGTATTACGGATCAAGATATAACCTTATGGAATATGCGATTTAGGCTAAAATATTAATTAGCCCAAAGAGGAAGAATTCTATGTTTCTAACTTCTGTATATTGCGCCCTAAATGATTTTATTTTGGGATTGAAATATTCTACCGTAGCATTATTGGTACTCTTATTTATAAATAGTTCAAGATCAACCTGTAAATGAGGGATATCATGTAGGTAATGGTTTTGAAAGCCTTGAATCCGAAGTTTTCTACGTCTATATATCAATGCCAGAGATAATTAACCTGTATCAAAATACCTCTATTCGTTATTTTTTATCCTTAAAAATTGAACTACTTAAATAACCAAAAATAAAACAAGAAACCACTCCAAAGAAAGCATACATTAAAAAACTAATATCGGTAAAAACACTTATATACCAAATTAATATAGCACTTATTACCAAACCCATTAGTGTACCTGTTGCGTTCGCCTTTTTGGTCAACATCCCTAAAAGAAACATACCTCCTAATCCTCCCGTGAAAAGACCTAGGAATCTATAAAATTGATCCCATAGAGATTTAATATTTGAACTCGCCATCCAAAGTGCCAACAACACACCTAACACACCAGTAACTATAGTTACAATTCTAGCAATTCTTAATAATTTTAAGTCTGGCGTTTTCGGACTAAAATGTTGATGAAAATCATTACAATACGCTGTTGAAACTGAATTTAAACTACTACTGATACTTGACATTGCAGCAGAAAAAATTCCAGCAACCAGCAAGCCAGAAACACCAACTGGCAACTCCCTAACAATATACCAAGGAAAAATAGAATCGTTATTTGACATAGCCGGAGATAGTGCATTCGGCATTTCTGAATAAAAAATAAATAAGAGCGTACCTATACCAAAAAAGATAATTGTTGCAGGTAAAGTCAAAACCGCATTAGTATACAATGTTTTTTGAGAATCTTTTATGCTAGAGCTTGTCAAATATCGTTGCACTATGGTCTGATCTGTACCTTGAGTAACCATAGCAGAGGCCAAACCTCCAATGAAAACTACCCAGAAGGTAGATTCAGTAAAATCAAAGTCTAGATTGGCAATATTGAACTTATCACGCTCTGAAGCATAAGAAATCATATCTACAAATGAGGTTTCGGTATGCAACAGAATCCAAACTACTGCCAAAATACTACCCCCTAAAAGCACGATTACCTGTAATACATCTGTCCAAATCACCGCTTCAATACCTCCAAAAGTCGTGTATAGCACACACAATAACCCCATAATCAAAATACTTGTCTCTACGGGTATACCAGTAACTATAGAAATGGCAAGTGATGGCAGTAATAACACAATGCCTATTCGCCCTAATTGGAATAATATAAACGACAAACTACCAAATGCGCGCGCTGTATAATTAAAACGGTCTTCTAAATACTCATAAGCAGTTCTAATTTTCAGTTTATTAAAAAAGGGTATGAATATAAAAGCTATTACCGGTGTTATTAAAATGGCTGTAATATTAAGAAAGAAAAAAGACCAATCCGTTATAAAAGCTTTCGCTGGTATAGCCATAAATGTGATGGCGCTTAATAGCGTTCCAAATACACTTAAACCAGAAGCCCACCAAGGAATACGACCACCACCAACAAAATAATCTTCGGTCGACTTTTGTTTTCGGGCAAAATAGACACCAATCATTAAAGAAACTAAAAGATATAGTACCAAAACCGTGTAATTAATAACACCAAACGGTTCAGCTGCTTCAGCTATTTTAAATTGCCGAACTGCTGCTGTTCTGATGCCTGGAGAAACCTCTCCTGAAATAATTACAAAGCCCTCATCTTTTTTAAAAGAAAGTGCCGTTACAGGTATACCAAACGATAAAGTGTCGTAAACAAACCATTTTTTTGTAATACTATTATAACCTAATATTTCTTTAGAAAACCCTGGATGGACTGTAAGTATTTTATCCCTTTTTTCTTTTAAGGTAAGTGCAATTGAATCATTTTTCTCTTCTGCAAGCTGTAATGCTATATTTTCAAGTTGGTTAAACAATAACTCATCTGAACCTCCATAAATCATAATATGCATAGAACCCATGCTTTCAGCAGAGGCACCCATTATAACCCTAGAATTTCCGTTGATCAATAATTCACCTTCATTTTTCCAATGTCCTTCTTTAAGATCATAGGATAGGTAATTGGTTAGCGTTTCTGATTTTTTTCCGGCTATTTGATTCCTGCCCCCAATAACAAAAAGCTTTCTTGATTCTTTTGTTTCTTGTACTGCAATACTGTGCAATGCCCTAGCAGGACCTGGAAAATCTAAAAGTCTTTCCCATTCTTTGGTGTTTTTTAAAGACATTCTATAAAAAGAATTGACGCTCTTTACAGAATTTTTACCTCCAACTACGTACACATAATCTCCCTCAACAACTGCAGCAGCATAGGCCAAAGGTTCTGGTAACGATGGATAATCGGTAATTTCAAGATTATCTTTGGATAAATTATAGTTCAGCAAAAAAACTTTATCACTGGTTTGGTCTCCGTTTTCTCCACCAATGATCAACACACCGTTGGGTGTAGTTACAGAAGCCCCGTATGCAAGTGGCGATGGTAGTACTTTATCGGATAATTTCCACTGACCATCTTGCAACACATAAATGTCTTCGCTATATATCTTTTTACCACCTTTCCAAGGTAAACCATTTGGAAAATTAGCACCACCAGCCGTTATAATTACGTCATTGTACTCCCCTCCTACCATACCTGCAAAACCAAAAGCAGTTGAATCTTCTGCTTGTTTTATTAGCTCAGGTAGTTCTAACATACCCACTTTAGATTTTTCTTGACCGAAACCAATTGCAACGAACAGTATAAATACCGATAAAGCTTTTTTAATTTCTTTTCTATTCATATTATGAATGTTCAGTTTTGAAATATCTTAAAGTAATAATGGGGTCTTTAGTTCTGCTAGTTTTTTTTCTTAGGCTTTTTATACTTGTCTTTATTATCAGTCAACCATTTAAGCGAAAAACGAGCGTAAACGTTCTCGGTATATTCATCTTTTTCAAAGAAAACACCAATATCGCCATTTTTTAAAACGGTTAACGATGAATATGCGGAAGGACCTTCATACACCGTTTTACCATTGGTCCACGTTGCGCCTTCATCATAGCTTACACGAACGGTTAAGTTTGTACGGCCTTTTGTAGTTTTGGCATTGGAAAATAATAAGCGATTTTTATTATATCCATCATCTATAGATGTATATCTAATAATACTTGCATTACACCCTGGATCTATCAGATTTGTATCGGGTTTTGTTGTCCAGGTTTTGCCTTCATCTGTAGAGGTATGAATTAAACGATGGCCTTCTTTATTCTCACGTGCATTTACCATCCAGCTACCATCTGCCAATTCAACAATTTTAGATTCATCGGCCGGAGTTATAGGAGTATCTATTAAAAACCACGTTTTGCCATGGTCATCACTACCAAAAATATGCATACCGCTATTTAAATTTACCATACAGTGCAAAAGTTTACCAGTACTTGTCTGTATACCCCTTCCTGAAGTAATAAATTTAAAATCTTCGTGCCATTCAGGTTTCGCAATTTGCGAGGTAATATCTTCTGGTTTACTCCATGTTTTACCATTATCCGAACTTTTCAGCACATGTAAATAATAGACATCTTTTTCTGTGTTCAAATTCATGAAATTATAGAA
The genomic region above belongs to Maribacter hydrothermalis and contains:
- a CDS encoding sodium:solute symporter family transporter; the protein is MNRKEIKKALSVFILFVAIGFGQEKSKVGMLELPELIKQAEDSTAFGFAGMVGGEYNDVIITAGGANFPNGLPWKGGKKIYSEDIYVLQDGQWKLSDKVLPSPLAYGASVTTPNGVLIIGGENGDQTSDKVFLLNYNLSKDNLEITDYPSLPEPLAYAAAVVEGDYVYVVGGKNSVKSVNSFYRMSLKNTKEWERLLDFPGPARALHSIAVQETKESRKLFVIGGRNQIAGKKSETLTNYLSYDLKEGHWKNEGELLINGNSRVIMGASAESMGSMHIMIYGGSDELLFNQLENIALQLAEEKNDSIALTLKEKRDKILTVHPGFSKEILGYNSITKKWFVYDTLSFGIPVTALSFKKDEGFVIISGEVSPGIRTAAVRQFKIAEAAEPFGVINYTVLVLYLLVSLMIGVYFARKQKSTEDYFVGGGRIPWWASGLSVFGTLLSAITFMAIPAKAFITDWSFFFLNITAILITPVIAFIFIPFFNKLKIRTAYEYLEDRFNYTARAFGSLSFILFQLGRIGIVLLLPSLAISIVTGIPVETSILIMGLLCVLYTTFGGIEAVIWTDVLQVIVLLGGSILAVVWILLHTETSFVDMISYASERDKFNIANLDFDFTESTFWVVFIGGLASAMVTQGTDQTIVQRYLTSSSIKDSQKTLYTNAVLTLPATIIFFGIGTLLFIFYSEMPNALSPAMSNNDSIFPWYIVRELPVGVSGLLVAGIFSAAMSSISSSLNSVSTAYCNDFHQHFSPKTPDLKLLRIARIVTIVTGVLGVLLALWMASSNIKSLWDQFYRFLGLFTGGLGGMFLLGMLTKKANATGTLMGLVISAILIWYISVFTDISFLMYAFFGVVSCFIFGYLSSSIFKDKK
- a CDS encoding sialidase family protein, translating into MKNYTLIALALLFTFSVNAQDKSFQMAEGIIDHQDLFNTSMNESVSCYRIPAIVTAPNGDLIAAIDERLPSCNDLRGSDDINIVIRRSSDNGKTWTPIETVVDFPLGQSASDPSMIVDKITKEIFMFYNFMNLNTEKDVYYLHVLKSSDNGKTWSKPEDITSQIAKPEWHEDFKFITSGRGIQTSTGKLLHCMVNLNSGMHIFGSDDHGKTWFLIDTPITPADESKIVELADGSWMVNARENKEGHRLIHTSTDEGKTWTTKPDTNLIDPGCNASIIRYTSIDDGYNKNRLLFSNAKTTKGRTNLTVRVSYDEGATWTNGKTVYEGPSAYSSLTVLKNGDIGVFFEKDEYTENVYARFSLKWLTDNKDKYKKPKKKN